Genomic segment of Carassius carassius chromosome 19, fCarCar2.1, whole genome shotgun sequence:
TGTAGTATACAATGCTGTTTTATCTTTGTGACTGAAATATTTGACCCAGCAAAGCTGCAGGGTGAGATGCTGTATTTACAGGAGTGAAAGCATGTCAGCCATCACTATTCTAGATAAGGAGTAATTAAAATGCATATGATTTGAATAAGATTATTGTTTAGACGTACTGTATATTGTGTAGGTGTGCATTTTGTCCATTTTTCTTTACCTCTCCCCTCCACTGTGCTCTATGGTGGAGACTCCTTTACCAATTTAACTAAAAAGAAATGTGATGTCACAGCTCCTACTAattaacgtaaaaaaaaattatctaaagATTGATGGTTAAAGAGTATGTTCAACATGAGATGTTACATGCTACATTAGCTGTAGATTTGGCACTGTATTGTTGTccacattaaatgtaaaaaaaaaaaaaactgcttgcaCTTTATTAGATTAATATTAACAATAGATTTCAAACCGTAAATGTAAAGCATTGTGTATTACAGGATCTAATTTTGCCATTATTTTCTTATTGTTCATTTTAAGGTACAGTTagcccaaaaaggaaaattctgtggtcatttactcaccctcatgttgctttAAACCTGTAAAACTTTCTGCAGAACATAAGATTTTGAAGGTTTGGATaaacgtgagggtgagtaaatgatgacaatgttAATTTCTGAACCATCTCTTTAATTAGAAAGCCGTCATCATGAAATGAGTTTGGCCATGTTGAAGTCTCCTTAAGGataatatgaaaaaaagttttttctgcATCTAAGGTACAAGCCCACATTCCTCGCATAGAATGTGAACCGACATCAGTTTTGACAAAGCATTTTTATCTTTTCCAtcacattgtgaaatataatggcaCACACTTTCTATATAATGCAACTTCAAATATTAAAGGAAACAATCTACACAACTTttggaaatgtgttttctttgataaccagttaaaatgaaaaaaagttggtcacttattaaaaatataaaaagatcatTGTGTCTGATTTAATTTAAGCTCCACAGTACATTTGACATCATTTCACAGTTTGCTCTCATGATGTCAAAGAAAGTATGTACCAGTGATTAACTCTTATCAGTCCTGTATTATCATGGAAAGCATATCATCTGCCACTTAGTACATGACTCTAATAATCTCTTTTCAGAGACCGTATAGGCCATATGGCAAAAAAAGgtgcaacatttttattttatatctaacATTATATTAGATATAGATATTTTAATTTGACTCGAAGACATACTGTCCGTTTGTGGACCGCGGCGTAGAGAAGAGTAAGTTAGCAAACCTAACGTTAGCCGTTCAATCTTGTGTAATCTATAGAAATAAAGTAAACGGTCGAAGAATAAGTAATAACAAAAATTCCCTCTCAGTGatgtaaatcatatttttaatgCAACTTGTTTCTAAATactgcaattattttcagggatgTTTTACCGCCCCCTGCCGGAATCACAGATTATGTCGAAAAGAAAAGGAAACGGGAAGTTGTCGAGTGCGTTACGTCGATTGCTGCTTTTCCGCAAATGAAAGGTTGAACCGAAGTTACTTGTTCTTATAACACTCAGTTTAAAAGACAAACatctaatttaaaattaataagtaCAGTTGAGCACGTCAATGCCGATATATAAAAAGGTTCCCAAAGTCAGCGTGAGTCGTAAAAGGGCAGTGACATTTGCATATAGAATGGACAGAATAGCTTAGCTTACCAAACCGTATAATTATCACCAGTTCTGTAGGAATTAAACTTACTTTAGTACGTGGACAGTAGTTTCCTATCTGTTCCCATATTTACTTTATGGAGCAGTCGAATAATGAGGACAGTGAGGCCACCGTGGACGTGCATTTTACAGAGATGGCTGATTCACTAGTGGCCTGGAAAGTTCATATGGAAGTTTTTGCCATTGAAAACCCTTTAAGAGTGAGTAATGTTGAATTCACACTCCTGTATCCATCTGGATAATTTTATTAAAGCCTGACGTGTGTATAACCCGCGTATAGATGCATTTAAGGActgatatatattaaaatagcttTCTTGTCAAACATATAACGGACATGTCCATATTGCGATTAACTAATAGTTTTAAACACGTCAAGTGTTTGCTTGGTTTGACAATGTGTCAAAagcgaatgaaaaaaaaaatcatattgtcaTAGAGTCATGTAGTTGGGGATTTGTTGGTTGCACATTCATGCTGAAAATGTGTCTTTCCACTTTGTCCAAAAGATGCTGTTGGACTGAGATCTGTTGACTGTGAACTCATGGAACCAGAGATAAATTACTTTGTGACATGGGACTTTATACCGCATAATCTTCACAGTAATCTTATTTAATGGGCCAAAAGAAGATATAATCTTTTTCCTAATGATATGATGCAAGCTTCAGATTTGATGATTATGCATTTGTGAGGTGGTTGAACCTGAATGTCTGTAActtggaaaaaagaaaaacaatttctTGGTATAAACGGTCACAACTACTAACCTTTTAGTTTTTTGGAATATTTATGGAGATTTGGACATCAGTGAATTTCCCTGACAGCTTCTTTGTTCCTCatcataaaaaaaggaaaacaggaACTTATGGAAATAACATTGTCATTGTAAAAGTGTTCGAATCGAtccagatatttatttattattattatatatatatattttttttttacattgtgtgtgtgtgtgtgtgtgtatggagttTGGTGCATATAATTTATCAAACGAATCATTTAGCTTAATACACTCTGTCCTTAAAGTGTAGCATCACATACTTCCTCCATAATTTGTTTAATGTCAGAAATGGAGACATATTATATACCCGCTAAGTCTTTTGAGTTTAGCTCTGAAATATTGATGTGCCTTTACAAGTCAGGTAGTTCAGTGAATAAACAAAGCAATAAATAACAAAGCATATTGCACTCATTTGTTTGCCATTTTTCTACAAGATGATTAGGACATTGCAGTGGTGAATAGGTGTGTTTGTCTTGGCTGAAGAAATTTTCCACTTGACGTCACCTTTGTTGAGCTGTTACACAAATCCTGGCCATCAGACAGCCTTAAGTCAAGTTGTAGACATTGTTATTATAATGTAGAGCAATGACCAGTTGTTTCTATTGccctttttttatatagttcAACTCAAAGATTGATTTACAACAGTGACGCACAACAGGTTTTGTCACTTTGTCTCATGATAAATGAGCATTTGTTTAGGAGATTTTGAGACATAATACACAATAGAGCAAGTACTTATGTCCAAAGACTAGAAGTTGTCTATACCACAAATAGGTTATTTTTTAGCTTAGGCAACAGGTTTCTGGTGTGTGCAGTTTTCCAAATAGGATGGAAACCTTGAGTTTAGTGGAAATGGGATGAAAGAATAATAATGATAGGAAAATAGTATGCTGTTGAAAAATGGAGAAAATGGAAAATCTGTTCCATTGTGTTTTGCAATGTGGAAACAGGAAGCAAGTTCTAGGACACGTATTACAATGCGTATGCAAATATGATTGAAGAAGAAGGTCATGTTACCACCATAGACGGATACAAAGAGGTCCCAAATATACAGTTAGAGGTCATTCAGTAATAGTAGAGCTTTTTCAATGGTAGCTTGATTCTTAAACATATTATTCACTATTATCGGACACTTCTTCATTGTTGTGAAGGAGCCATGAATGGAACTGatgaaaaaaatgatatataattgCATAACAATTAAATTGTGGGAAtaatttactcaaaaatgaaatttgtttctttttccattgaacacaaaataatatattttgaagaaataaaaacattttctggCCCCTAAGATTTTTTGATTAatgtccattgtttttttttttggccaaaactgtttggttacaaacatgcttctttgtttgttttttgtttagaaTACAGGTTGGAACTACATTAGAAGGAGTGAATAATgtccaaattttcatttttgtataaaatgtTCCTTTAATTGTGGTAAGCCACTCAAACACTTTAATTGGCTGAATGTTTGTACGCACAGGTTCCACTGGAACACACACtttcttttcacattttcagCAGTTTTTGCTCGtggctgtttctttttttttaacctccGTAATGCAGATCATCATCTCTTCCCAAGTAAACAATCTTAATTTCAGAACTTATCATTGTGGTGTCATCTTCCACCCTCAGTTCTTTGAACCGTCCTGTTGACAGTGGCACATgcgtgcagcattttgtccaaacaataataaaaggacacatttaatttataatttgtcttaaatctcattttgtaaaaaagaaaaaaaaaagaaaaacgttaaTCAAATCGTGaattgagtgaatcgttacatcgcTAGTGAGGTCTACATTTTTTAAAGGGACAGGCAAAAATCCCTTTCTTATTACATTTACTATACTCTTGGCTTCAATACTAATTTTGTTCAAGCTTACACATTTACAGACTAACAAGTTCTTGTCTGTTGTGAACATGAGAGAGTCTTGTGTAGTTTAGACCATTCTAAATTTGAAATGAGCTTTTTAAATTAATAGAATTTGCCTTATATTAAAGGCTTTatcaaatgtattcatttaagcattgaaattttattcatttcttcATTAGTTAATTTAGTTTCACTATTACTGGAATATTTTCCACTGGTTTCACCCTCAATCAATGtgtcaaaaaggttttttttttttttttttttttttttttttttagaggttATTCATAGTCAGCTGGTTGTCTCATGGTGAAAGAATCCACTTTGGTTGTTTCTTTCTGTGGAAAGTCTGGAAGGAGTTTTGACACTTGCTGTATGTGACACGGGCCCTGGAGCAGTCATAAACTCAGCTGGGTGTCTAGTCAGTGGAAAATGTAAGCTGTTCTCGTAAAAGTGTCAGATGAATTGACATTCCCTGAGCAAACCCATTCTGATATCATAACCTAAGCCAGGGTCTTATAAACAAAACACTGACTCATTTGGAAACTTGAAACCCACTTCCTGAATTGGTGCTTCAAAACACGAAGTGTGCCATTTAAGTGCACAAGTGGGTGAAAACTTGATATGGAGCTCAAGTCAGTTTGGGCTATTATTATCTTGCTATTTGTACCTTGTGCCATGACCCATATCCCACCTTTACACACATTTCTTGATAATGACCTTATTTGCCATTAAATTGACCACAGGTCCTTTTATTTTCCATTACACTGATGACAGATAATAACTTCATTTGCCATTACATTGAcagaaaataattactttatttactCTTAAATTGAGGTTAGAAAAGAATTTAATTTGCCATTTGACTAAATAATGATCCAGTTTCCTGATTCTTTGACATCATAATTTTATTCATCGTTACATGACAGCAGAAAATGTCATTTTCAAATTGAGTATTCAATTTAACAATACATATATGCTAAATGTAGGAACTGATATTCTTATATAAATATAGGAAGTGACAGTAAATTAAATTAAggcaaattaaatatgaaaatatttttattatacaactTCATTTTCTGTAGATTATTTATTAGgttttttttgctgtaatttgtacatttcatagtcattttatttgttgttacTCTGACGgtaaataataatctaaatttGCCCTATATTTTAAACCTGTACTTTTGGCTTCTAGCTATTTAAAGCTGATGAATTCAGCTGTTTGTGGAACGGAAagtttttatatgcatattaatACCTTTTGGTTTCTACCTGTATAAAAGCATACATAAAACACAGCAACACAACCTAATGCTGTCCTGTTCACCATTTTCCACTCTGTATTCCTTTTTGTTATAATTCTTTtttaaggtttttgtttttttctctatcCATTCCCTAATAAGAGGCCTTGTTCCACTTGAACTAGATTCCCAGCTTTTGGACTAAAAACATCTGCACATATGACTGGCAGATGCTTATGGCTAGTGTAGACATCTCTGTGCTTATCTTGAAAAGGAAAGCTTTTACCAGATAGAGAGGGGGAAATTTGAGTGAAAGGCATGCTGAGAATTTCTAGTATGTATGCTCACTTcaaggttttatttaatttgagaaAATAGATAGATAAAAGAAATGGGAGTTCCAGAGTTAGTTCTGTCTAGGtcagtaatatttattttgaaagtagTCTTTTATTCTCAGGAGGGCTGCAATTATAGAATCAGAAATACAGGAACATTGTGTTTTCTattgtatgatttattttatgatttttaaaatgtaatttattcctgtgatggcaaagctgaatttgcagcagccattactccagtcttcagtgtcacatgatcgtttAGAAATCATTTAGGCctaaatatactgatttggtgctcaagaaacatttcatattttcaatgttgaaatcagcattgcttaatattttgtgtgaaACTGATACTTTTGTTCTCACAAtcctttgatgaatggaaagtactGACACCAAagtgtaaatatatcaaatctgtgtacactttttttctctctctctctctctctccagattTTATCTAATCATTGTTTTGCTATACAATTTTATATTGCAGTCATCATTAACTGGTTGTGCTTCAGGTAGCAAATCATGGTGACCCAACACCGAAGCAAAGTGttgttatttgcattttattatattgtttaattttagtttacttCTGTTTAGTGTTATCAAGCCTGTAAAAGTAGATGATATGTTTAGCTTGATAAAGAATCACAGTTAATCTCTGTGCATCAGCTGCACTGTCGTCAGTTTCAGTATTTGGTAATAGTTGTGTGTACACAGGAGACTTGAGAGAATATGGATCGTGTTTGTATTGCTTTCGAGACTGAGAAAATAACACCAAGCAGATGTGTTAAAGATGAGACGTGATAACTAAATGCCACTTGAACAGATAGAAAAAGAAAAGCTACTCTTCAATAATAACGGACAAATCCACTGCCCCTGGAGTCAGACAGGAGAAAATTAACACCCATGGAAAGTATGCTGCGGGGAGCGCTTGATAACACAGCTGCCCTTCTGCCCAGCTCAGCTGATTTAGATTTTCCATCACGATGGGAGGGGCAGCATGAAAGAGACCGATACAGATCATTGTTTTACCACACTGTGTGTCCTGAAATGGTATGACTGAATTGAGCAGAGATTGGCCGAACTGGATCTGAGCTGCATGGAAAGCAATGGCGCATAGTTTCCAAGACTTGCATTCTCagggtgtgtgtgtttaagtgcgAGTCTGTGATTAGTCAGCAGAGCCATTCGTTTCGGTACAGAATGGGAAAGTGAGGTGGAGCCTGTAAGCCCAGTCACCCCTCCCCTGTAGTAGGCGGAGCCTGTTGTTGTGCAGCTGAGAGGGGCCTTAATATAAAAGGAAACAGATGAGTGAGCTGCAGTCTTACGAAGCTTTCAAGACGTTTGATCGGTGGTGCAGGAGGACAGACCATTCCAGAAGATTCTGTCGCAACAAAGCAGTGTCACATAACCTTACAGGGGGGTTTATTTTATGTGCATTGCTCAGTTTGACCCATTTCCTTTGTGAAAACGCTCTAGGCTCTCTACAGGACTGAGATCGTCTGAGAAGGACGGGAAGAAAAGCAGAAGCAAAGAGGGTGATTTCAAAGCATTTGTTTTCTGAAGCAGGCGTCATTCGTGTCCTCACGCTGGGGAAGGCAAAACGGACACGTCTCAGTCCCTCCTGCCCTTTACATTCTCTAACCTCTCAAGTCCTCCGGAGGATCCGTCAACGGGCTTCAGTCATGCACCTGAAAACCATGAAGTGTAACCCTTTCTGCCTTATCGCTTCCTTGGAGGATCCAGATATGTTTAACAGACCTGAGCAGAGGGTAAGGCTACATTGACATGGTGCCTTATGATATCAAAATAGCTTTAAATGCTGGAAGTCAAACTGCTAGAAAACCATGAATGACAGAACGCTGTCAGAAAGCGATCCAACAGCTCTTTGAATTCCTCATACAATCTCGTCTTTATTGATGCCAACTTGATTTGTGCTTTCTGTGAGGTTTGTGGTTGACTGAATGACCTACTTATGATATTTGTATTTAGCTAAATATCTAGTTGATTGGTTGTGGTAGTAGTGGTTAGGTCATGGAATAAGATGCTGTGGGAACATTTAAAGAGCATTTGGCTGGACAATTTGGGGTTTTTGTATCTGACGTAAGCACAACACCTATGCACAATAGGAATAACCCAGGATGTGTGGATCATACTCTATTAAATCTCTGCATAGCTTGAAATGGTCCATAAGGACTTTTTCTGTCAGGTCCACCTGCATGTTCACAGCATGCAGTAAGTCTCTGTTACCTTGGAAACCAATATCTTGCCGAGCACTGACAGACGTTATAATTTTTAGGATGTGTATTAGATTAGTACTATGTGCGTCAGTACGGTTAAATATAGAAATGTTCACTGAATATCAGTCTGGCAGCATCCCCAAAAACAAGCTAAATGGATTTGGCACTATAAAGTCTTACGAGTGCAGGCTCACCATGGGGTGGGGGTAATCTAGTGGTTTAGACTTGAGGCTGGTTAGAAAGGTTGTCAGTCTGACTCTGAGCCTAAATGGGGGCACACTTAAAACCTGACCTCAGATTGCGCCACAGGGGATGTTTATTTGTGTATTCCTGAATCACATGCAAAATGGTCCTTTCTTAATTTCTGTTTCCATGAAGATATAAAGTGAAATGTATTCATCTGAGATGTTTCCTCTCATCCACAGGCGAGTTTTGAGTATCTGTTCCGTGCCTTCGACCGAAACGTCACCTTCCAGTTCTTTAAGAGTTTTCGTCGGATCAGAATTAACTTCACCAATGCTCTGGCTGCTGCAGAGGCAAGAGCAAAACTGCACAAAAGTGTCTTCAATGGCAGGGAACTGCGACTCTATTTTGCCCAGGTATGTCATTTAAATGTAGCCTATACATATATTGcatataataaatgtgtattgtctatatatatatatatatatatatatatatatatatataattttttttttttttttttttttttcattgcatgtgtacatagacgcacacacacacacacgttatatatatatatatatatatatatatatatatatatatatatatatatatataatttaaatataaatagtagtaataataaggttattttttatgattattattaaataagaatatgtttttatttatttgttatttttaacacAGTTGTCAaatggggggtggggtggggtggggggagaGATACTGACCAAGTGACTGTATAActgtataaacaaaaatattgtattttgtatATGCTATATCATTTTTAATGACTGTATATTGATTGTATGattgtgtaatattttataatgacTTCTAAACTGTAATGTCtttttattactgtttattttatcaCACCTGGTCAAGGCTACAGTGTACTGATTATTACAAAAAAACTCTTCTTTCTAGTCTGTGCATATTGGCAGTCCACACCTTGAACCTCCAAAACCAGATAAGCAGTTCCTCCTGTCCCCTCCTCCGTCGCCTCCTGTTGGTTGGGAGCAGTCAAAGGATGCCACACCTGTCATTAACTATGACCTTCTGTGTGCCATTGCCAGACTAGGGCCAGGTAGGAAACGCGTTCATAaatgtagtcttttttttttttctgaatgttccattctttaaaaaaataggtCATAAATTATTCATGTAATTTGACCTGCTTTAAACGTCCAATAATAAATTCTCTCTGTTTGACAGGTGAAAAGTATGAACTCCAACCAGGAACTCCCACCACTCCCAGCGTGGTTGTTCATGTTTGTGATAACAATCAAGAAAGCTCAGGAAATGAGGAGGAAATGGATGGAGGCAGACGTCCACGTCCAAAAATCGTCCAGACCCGTCGACCAGAATACAGTCCCTCTGTCATGCAGTGAGCCTAGGGAAGCTCTTGTTGTGCCATAATCTTTGCTTTACTATCACAGGACCCTCTGGGGATCTGTCGTGGCATGCAGTTGGTCCTCCACACCATTAGAGGACGCCTTAAGACAGAACCTCAGCCCTGTATAGAGCGACATAACGTATATGTCCACTATCTCACAGGGCAAGGGGTTCATTGCATGCATTCGATGGTAGACTGTCTCATTCTTCTGCAGGCTGGGGGTTTTCAAGAGTGCTTTCATTGGTAACTGTGGCCATGGAGAACATGAGTCTccaattgtgttgtgtttttttgtattttgggaAGCATGTTGAATCCCAGTCAGTGGGTGTGATAATATGattagtttatttctttta
This window contains:
- the LOC132095390 gene encoding calcipressin-1-like isoform X1, with translation MEQSNNEDSEATVDVHFTEMADSLVAWKVHMEVFAIENPLRASFEYLFRAFDRNVTFQFFKSFRRIRINFTNALAAAEARAKLHKSVFNGRELRLYFAQSVHIGSPHLEPPKPDKQFLLSPPPSPPVGWEQSKDATPVINYDLLCAIARLGPGEKYELQPGTPTTPSVVVHVCDNNQESSGNEEEMDGGRRPRPKIVQTRRPEYSPSVMQ
- the LOC132095390 gene encoding calcipressin-1-like isoform X2, whose translation is MHLKTMKCNPFCLIASLEDPDMFNRPEQRASFEYLFRAFDRNVTFQFFKSFRRIRINFTNALAAAEARAKLHKSVFNGRELRLYFAQSVHIGSPHLEPPKPDKQFLLSPPPSPPVGWEQSKDATPVINYDLLCAIARLGPGEKYELQPGTPTTPSVVVHVCDNNQESSGNEEEMDGGRRPRPKIVQTRRPEYSPSVMQ